Proteins encoded within one genomic window of Lentimicrobiaceae bacterium:
- a CDS encoding T9SS type A sorting domain-containing protein, producing the protein MKNIFLLLILSINYTFVYGQNTFFKVYDIEPHNVAYNAIETSAGGFILTGKIDKSSSLDNEKGYAFKISPEGIKTKEWINDKPDVTSIFCLIQKTLNYNDTFLVVGTEDSISGDNMYNKVILYYINDDLEIVSKKEFPADVNERFGPEKIEIASDSIIYILSGYSTSPFEGVGLSVFKLKLPYDSLNSMVAYYNGVGGYFPCDLIYNHIDNKLNVFYYGIIPNKQDRGSIKIMQLDTNLQILNYATAPNRFLSNIGTTRYNDTSYLIAGTVSGGSISLYQHIMVYWMNNNDTIKGLEYMNNPDTILFSGAGENIITNRNNIFITGCYNFNPSQAPWQDEPTWIQITKTDMELNVINTHFYGGDAYYHPYDIIPTLDGGAFITGLRYNYTVPEHKWDAFALKVNEDGMVTDVPENASWKVKEALLYPNPGINTLYIQTTLKNATLEMYDANGRLVIQQNINETTTINTSALNPGMYFYRVMQKGEVKDSGKWVKQQ; encoded by the coding sequence ATGAAAAACATATTTCTTTTACTGATACTTTCAATCAATTACACTTTTGTTTACGGACAAAATACCTTTTTTAAAGTTTACGACATTGAACCACATAACGTAGCCTATAATGCCATAGAAACATCTGCCGGAGGATTTATCCTAACCGGTAAAATAGATAAATCTTCATCTTTAGACAATGAAAAGGGATATGCTTTTAAAATATCCCCGGAAGGTATTAAAACCAAGGAATGGATTAATGATAAACCAGATGTAACTTCCATTTTTTGTCTAATTCAAAAAACTCTAAATTACAATGATACATTTCTTGTAGTTGGAACTGAAGATTCTATCTCGGGAGATAATATGTATAATAAAGTAATTCTCTATTATATAAATGATGACTTGGAAATAGTTTCAAAAAAAGAGTTCCCTGCAGATGTAAATGAACGATTTGGTCCCGAAAAAATAGAAATAGCAAGTGATAGCATAATATATATATTAAGCGGGTATTCAACCAGCCCTTTTGAAGGTGTTGGTTTATCTGTTTTTAAATTAAAACTACCCTATGATAGTCTTAATTCTATGGTGGCTTACTATAACGGAGTAGGTGGTTATTTTCCATGCGATTTGATATACAATCATATTGATAATAAATTAAATGTTTTCTACTATGGCATTATTCCTAATAAACAAGATAGGGGGTCAATAAAAATAATGCAATTAGATACAAATCTACAAATTCTTAATTATGCAACTGCTCCTAATAGATTTCTTTCCAATATTGGAACAACAAGATATAACGATACCTCATATTTAATTGCAGGAACGGTTTCAGGTGGAAGTATCTCTTTATATCAGCACATAATGGTTTACTGGATGAATAATAATGATACCATAAAAGGATTGGAATATATGAATAACCCCGACACCATATTGTTTTCAGGGGCAGGAGAAAATATCATTACTAACAGGAACAATATATTTATAACTGGTTGCTATAATTTCAACCCAAGCCAAGCTCCCTGGCAAGACGAGCCCACATGGATACAAATAACGAAAACCGATATGGAGTTAAATGTTATCAATACTCATTTTTATGGAGGAGATGCTTACTATCATCCATACGACATCATACCAACATTGGATGGAGGTGCATTTATTACGGGTTTAAGATACAATTACACTGTGCCAGAACATAAATGGGATGCATTTGCATTAAAAGTAAACGAAGATGGTATGGTAACGGATGTTCCGGAAAATGCAAGCTGGAAGGTTAAGGAAGCTCTTCTTTATCCCAACCCCGGTATCAATACCTTGTACATCCAAACCACATTAAAAAATGCAACATTAGAGATGTACGATGCCAACGGCAGGTTGGTAATACAACAAAACATTAACGAAACCACTACAATAAATACATCTGCACTAAATCCAGGCATGTATTTTTACCGGGTAATGCAGAAAGGAGAAGTAAAAGATAGCGGAAAATGGGTGAAGCAGCAGTGA